A region of the Chitinophagaceae bacterium genome:
GCCGCTTCAGAAATATGCCCTGTATTCCTTTGAAGACAGCCGGGGGTATATGCGGCTGGCCATTGATAAGAAGAAAAAGAACCTGCCCCCGCTCTATAATTTCAACCTGCTGAATGAAGGGCTTGTACTGGTAAAGAAAATGGTGGAGGAGTTTGAACTGAATGCAAAACTCTGTTTTTTGGATAAGACAGCTTTTACCAAAGCGGAGGAAAAAAAACTGGAACCTCCTGTGCTGTACAATGAAAAGATCCGGAAGGCGATCGGGGCATTGAATGAACAGTTGCCCACGTTTGCATTGGTTGATGAGGGGATCAACCCGGGCGAAAAGCTATGCCTGCTGGTGGAACGGGGCTGTTTCTGGGGCATGGGCCACCTGCCTGCGTCTTATCCAATAGCATCATCGGCAGATCTGAAGAATATTTTAAACCCTTTTGCAGACAACGATATCATACGCAATAATATTTTTTCTTTTGCAGAAGCAAATCCCGGTAAGCGGATAATGCTGGATAATTGACCTGGCTGATTTTGAAAACCTAATACCTTGTACGTTGCAGACAGCGCTTTACAACCTGAAGATACAAAAACGGATCGCTGCTTTATCGGTTGTCTTATTGATCATCAAAACAATTGCCTGGTACCTGACGGGGTCTGTTGCTATTTTAACAGACGCATTCGAAAGTATTGTGAACGTAGTTGCCGGTTTTATAGGTGTATACAGCCTTTATGTATCTGCCAAGCCCATCGACAAGGATCATCCATACGGTCATGGAAAAGCTGAATTCATTTCGGCAGCCATTGAAGGAACAATGATAACCATTGCCGGGCTCATCATCATTTATGAAGCGCTGAATAACCTCATTCACCCGCACGAGATAAATAAACTGGATTATGGGATCATCCTCACGGCAGCTACCGGGCTGGTGAATTATATTGCCGGGTACTTCTGTATCAAGACCGGGAGAAAGAATAATTCCCTGGCATTGATCTCAAGCGGTAAGCACCTGCAATCCGATACCTGGACAACGATGGGTATTGTGGCAGGCCTACTCCTCCTTTTGCTTACCGGCCTGGACTGGATCGACAGTGTGATAGCCATCCTGTTCTCTGTGTTCATCATTTACACCGGGTACAAGATCACAAGAAGTTCTGTGGCTGGCATCATGGATGAAGCGGATACGGCGTTGCTGGATAAGCTGGTGCATATGCTGAATGCAAACAGAAGGGAGAACTGGGTTGACCTGCATAACCTGCGGATCATAAAGTACGGCAGCCGGCTGCATCTTGATTGCCATCTTACGGTGCCCTGGTACCTGAATGTACATGAAGCACATCGGGAGATCGATGCATTGTCCGGGTTGGTAAAAAAAGAATTCGGGGAATCGGTGGAGCTGTTTGTTCATTCGGATGGCTGCCTTGATTTTTCCTGCAGCATCTGTACAAAAGCTGATTGTCATGTGCGCAAATTCCCGTTTGAGAAGAAAGTGGAATGGACCATGGAGAATATCTTAAGTAATAATAAGCACCGGCTTGCCCGGGAAGAGAATAAACCATTTAAAAAGTAAAAGCCGTTCCCAGCTGGAAACGGCTTTTAGTATAAATTCCGGGTATGTTAATTACTGCTGATCGTTTTACGCACCACGTTCTCGGTTGATGTAGATACCCGTATTAAGTAAATACCACTTGCCACAGCGGGTATATTCTTATTGATCGTTGTATTACCCTTTTGCAGTTGTATGGCGCTGTTAAGTACCAGCCTGCCGCTGATATCTATGATGGAAAGATTTGCCGGCTGTGCCGTAGTACTGTTAATGATCACAGAGGCTGTGCCTGCATTGCCCGATATCGCTGCATAATTTATACGGAGCATATTGCTTTTCGTATTGGCGATCACAACCACTTTGCTGTATTCCAGTGAGCCATCCCTGTCAACCATCTTAAGCCGGTAATAGTTATTGCCGTCCAGGGGCGTTGCATCGGTAAAATTGTATATTACTTCTGTGGAGGAGAAACCGCTTGCATTTACCCTGCCTATTTCAAAATAGGTCCTGCCGTCGTTGCTTCTCTCAATGCTGAAATAGTCGCTGTTCACTTCGGAGGCGGTGTTCCAGTTCAACATGTTCTTTCCTGCATGCTCCCTGCCCGTAAAATCAATGATCACAATGGGCAATGTGGATGAGCCGAATTCCATGTATCCACCATCCGGTGCCGTACCGGCGTAAGGAGAACCCACATAAACGCCTGCATCGATCAGCGGTGATGAAGGCTGCAAACGGAAATCGGTGGCAGACACAAATAATGGGTTCACCGCCCTGTTATTGGCATAGGTATAATTAGTTGGGTTACCAGCAGGCCAGGAAGGGGTGTTACTGTTCCCATTCGCCCACGCATCGTTATGCGTTACGGTCATTGTATTAATATTGGTAGCACTGCTGGTACCCACCATCCAGGCACCTGCAAATCCTTTAACGATGTTGTTCCGTACCTGGATATTGCTGCAGTTCCCGTTATCCTGCGAGGAGAAATCGATCCCCCACCAGGGCGCATCTCCTGTTTTGGCTACGATGGTGTTGTTGTAAATATAAAGGCCATTTACATATGGGTCGTTGGTGCCTTCACTGAAGAGCCCAATGCCGCTTCCATTGCCCCTGTATATGTTGCTGAACAGGTTGCGGCGTATGATATTATTGGTAAGGGCGCTGTATCCGCCGGCAGGAGCAGGGTAGTTGTACCCGCCGCTGTTACCGGGTCCCCGGGTATTGAACTGCACACCGGTGCAACTGTTGTTGATGATGTTGTCTTCAATGATGATGGATTCGGTTGCAAATTCCAGGATGATGCCGCTCTCAAAATTGGTATTTACCGTCGGGTGATCAAGTGTGTTATGATGGATCCATGCACAGAAATTATACGTGCCTTTGTAATTGTAATTGAGGTCAATACTTCCCTGGATCTGGTTGTTATAAATTTCCAGACCCGAAATATTAAAGAGTTCAATGGCAAAATCCCAGTCCCCGTTCTCGCCGGGATAACTTCCTTTGTAATAGGCTTTCTTGAGGGTGTTGTTGTATATCTTTACTCCTTTCAGCCAACCATTCTCCCAGTATTTAATGGGCCATCCGTTCTTAAAATCCTCCCGCTGGTCCTGGATCATGGTGTTGTTGTAGATCTCCATGCCCTGTTGTCCGCCGATATTTAATTGTCCGGCTCCATATCCTAAAGTACAGCGGGCGGTATTTAACAGGGTGTTGTTGTAAAATTTATTCCCGGTGGCATAATGCCCGGGGTCTGTAAGTGGATTAAAAACCGTGTTGCCGTCAAAATTAACGCCCCTGTCGTAAAAGTTCATGATCTTGCAGTCGCGGATAACAACATTGCTGCGCCCGCTTACATCGATACCCCACCAGGTTTTATAGTTGGTTTCCGAAACATACTGCCCGTTGAACGTGATGCCGGAAATGGTCTGGTTGCCGTTGGTATCCCAGCCCGAACTAAGGGTAAGCAAAGCTGACCAGTCACCGGTTATTGCACTCAGGATGATCGAAGTGGCCATCCCTTCCCCTTCAAGATTTACACCTACCCTGAGCGAACTGGTTTGTGTTTCGGTATAAGTACCCGGCAGCACGTGAATGGTGTTGCCGGCTGCTGTAACGGTGGACGTTGCTTTGAACAATGTTCTCCAGGGATTGACAAGGGTTCCGTTGCCGGTGGCATCATTACCCGTTGGGCTGATGTAATAGGTGGCAGCGAAACCGGCAATGGTAAAGAAAAAAACCAGGCCGGCAGTTAAGAAAATCGCAGGTACAGATCTTCTTAAAGAAAGCAGATGAGTTTTCATTGGGATATTTTTGGTTTCTAAAGGAATTTATATTGACTGTACGGATTGATACAAGCAATATTGATTTACAAAATTTGCAAATGAGAAAAGAAAAAAGTATCGGATGATGAACCGCTTTTTTGTAGAGAAAAATCCAGCGTAGTGTAGTAACGGTATGCCGGTTATGCATACGGTTACCCTATCTGAAGATCATCCTCAAATTTTCAAATTTGCTTTTATTTTGCTGGCAGGATCGCCTGGGGTAACAGGGGCTTAAATGATCTACCGGGCTGCAGTTCTCTTGTGCAGCTTAGGTAAATGGGAATAAGGTCTTTGGAATTGTTTGGGATCGGCTTTCAGCACCAGGTAGCCTGGTTCTGCTAAACATGTAAATTTTAGTTTTCATAGGATCTCATTTTTTGCTTTGAACACGGATTACTCATCATTGCCAAAAACCGTACCATACTTTTAAAAATGAATATTAGTTTTTAACATTCATAAAGTATGAGATCTGTTTATAATGAACGTTTCGGGTATCATTAAAACCGAACGGTTCCCGGGTTTTAAATATTCTGCTATTAAAATACTTTTTCTCCACAGCGTATTTTACAAAATGTGGAAATACCTGTTCAGGATCTTGCAGAAAAATAAATACGTAGGGAAATTACGAAGCAGGCCAGGTTAATTTAATATGATTGCCTGCTGATATAAAGTGTGTGCTGGTTATTGTTCGATCAGTTTTGCCACCCCGAATGCCGCAGCGGCTGCCAGGGCGCCGATCAGGGTAACTTTTGCGGCACCCCAGAAGGGATTGACACCGGTGACCCTGCTTTTAAAATACCCAAAAACAAAGAGGCAGATGAGGGTTGCGATAACAGAGATCTTTAAGGCTTCAACAGAATCGGAGATGAAAAAATAGGGGCTTAGCGGTATGATGCCGCCGAGTATATAAGAAATACCAATGTTCATGGCGCTCTTGGTTGCCCTTTTCGGGTCAGGTTTGTCCAGACCCAGTTCATATTTCATCATAAAATCAACCCAGCGGTCTTTGTCTTTGGCGATTTCTTCGGTGGCCTGTTCCTGTAATTCCGGGCTTAAACCGATATTGGCAAAAAATTCTTTGGTCTCTTCTATTTCCCGGTGCCGCAGGTTCTCCACTTCATCATATTCTCTTTTCAATTCACTTGAATAATGATCCTGTTCTGTTTTTCCTGCCAGGTAACCACCTAGCCCCATGGCGATACTGCCTGCTGCAATTTCGGCGATGCCGGCGATCACAACAATGCTGCTGCTGTCAACAGCGCCGCTTAGCCCGGCTGCCAGTGCAAAGGGAACGGTCAGTCCATCGCTCATGCCGATCACCACGTCCCGCAACAGGTCGGAACTTTCCAAATGCGATTCGATGTGTTCGTGGTGAAGGTGGGTGTCCATGGTTCTCTCAAAAAGAAATCAAGATACAAATTTGCGGGGTTATAAAACCGCAGAAGATTATTTCAGCGGCTGAAGTTTATTATCTTTTACATGAACTGTTTCAGACTTTTTTCAATGATCCCCACGCATTCCATCACCTGTTCCTTTGTGATCACCAGGGGCGGCGCAAACCGTATCTTATCTCCCTGTGTTGGTTTTGCCAGCAGCCCGTTTTCCATCAATGCCAGGCAGAGATCCCAGGCCGCATCCGGGTCCGTATGTTTGATTATGATCGCATTCAATAAGCCTTTGCCCCTTACTTTGGCAAGCAAAGGAGAATTCAGTTTTTCCAGTTCGCTGCGCAATAGCCTGCCCATCGCTTCTGCATTGGCCGCCAGGTCCTCTTCTTTCAATACCTGTAAGGCAGTGATGGCTACCGCACAGGCCAATGGATTGCCTCCATAAGTGCTTCCGTGTTCACCGGGTTTAATGGTCATCATTATCTCATCATCACTCAATACTGCGCTTACGGGCAACACGCCGCCGCTTAATGCTTTGCCCAGTATCAAGATGTCGGGCCTTACATTTTCATGATCGCATGCCAGCATCTTTCCCGTTCTTGCCAGCCCGGTCTGTATCTCATCGGCCATCATCAGTACATTGTATTCGTCGCAGAGGATCCGTATTCCCTGGTAATACCCTTCATCGGGTACCACCACGCCGGCTTCACCCTGTATCGGTTCAAATAAGAATCCGCAGACCGTTTTATCCTGCAGGGCTTTCTCCAGGGCAGGCAGGTCATTAAAAGGAATTTTTTCATAGCCGGAAATAAATGGCCCGAAATCATTGGTGGCAACCGGGTCGCTGCTGAAGGAAATGATGCCCGTGGTCCTTCCGTGGAAATTATCACTGCATACAATGATCTTCGCCATGTTCTGCTCAATGCCTTTTACTTTATATCCCCAATGCCTGGCCAGCTTGATGGCTGTTTCCACAGCTTCCACGCCGGTATTCATGGGCAATACTTTATCGTAACCGAAATAACCGGTGATGAACTTTTCGTATTCACCCAGCAGGTTGCTGTGGAAGGCACGGGAGGTAAGCGTGAGTTTTTGCGCCTGTTCAGTTAATGCAGCAATTATTTTCGGGTGGCAATGTCCCTGGTTAACGGCTGAGTACCCGCTCAGGAAATCGTAGTAGCGTTTTCCATCCACGTCGTATAAATAAACCCCTTCGCCCCGGTCTAACACCACGGGCAGGGGATGATAATTATGGGCGCCGTATTTTTCTTCCAGCGATAAATAATGTTGGGTATTGGCGGATATGTTTACAATTGAATTCATACACATTTTTTTAAAAGGAAGAGATAGGGGAACGAAAAACTGCCCCCAATGGGGACGATAAGAAGATTATCCTCGATGATTGAGCAGGTCGAGGTTGCTGTGTAAGAAAGGCTGTATGTTGAGCAACAGGCTGATGGAATTAAATTTTATGCAAGATAATTTAATTTATGATCTTCTGGAAATAATCATTGCCCGTATATAACGTAACGGGGGTGTTTTATTGAAGATACCGAATACGGTACTGCCGCTTCCGCTCATGGATGCGTATAATGCCCCCTGCCTGTACAGGTCTTCTTTGACCGATCTTACTGCCGGATGAGCGGCAAAGACCGCTTCTTCAAAATCATTTTTCAGGTCATTTTCCCAGGTTGCAACCGGTTGGCTGATCATTTCTCTTATTGATCTTTGCGGAAGGGCAGGCGTGATCTGTGAAAATGCCCAACCGGTATTGATATGGATATTGGGATTGACCAGGACTATTTTATAAGCAGACAGGTCAAGGGCGATCTCTTCCAGCCTTTCTCCACGTGCCGTTGCAAAACAGGGTTTATTGATGATGAAGAAAGGGCAATCGCTGCCGAGCCGGAGGGCGTAGTGCAAAAGTTCAGAAGTGGAGAGGTTTAGTTTGAATTTCTCATTCAGTAGTTTCAGCATGAACGCAGCATCGGCTGAGCCGCCGCCAAGGCCTGCACCCATGGGAATGGCTTTATGCAGGTGAACTTTTACAGGAAGTAACCGGGGAAGATCTTTTTTCAGTAACTGGTAGGCTTTTTACACAGAGGTTGTCCCCTGCAGTCCCTTCCACATGTAAACCGCTTGCGGTAAAGCTTGTTTCCATATTTCCGGCCGGATCTGCTATTGCTTCCAGTGCATCTGTAAAAGGGAGGGGGTAGAAAACCGTCTCCAGGTCGTGGAAGCCATCTTCTCTTTTCCGGAGGATATTAAGGCCAAGATTTATTTTACAGTTAGGGAAAACAATCATTTAAGAATTAAAAATTAGGAATTAAAAATTAAGAATGATTGCTGTGTTTGCGAAAGAGAAGCGGTATTTACTATTTCTTTTTCCTGCTCTTTATCTCATCCCGGATGGCAATGGCCCTGATATAATCCTCGTGGTCCAGCACTTCAGCAAGTAAAGCATCCAGTTCTTCCATCGATAATGATTTCAGGTCGTCGCTGCCTCCTGTTTCTGTGGTCACCGGGGTGCTTTTTTGTTTTTTCTCTTCGCCCTCCATCAAAATGCCTGCCTGGTCCAGTATGCTGTCGTAGGTATAAATGGGGCAACCGAAACGTACGGCCAATGCCAGTGCATCGGATGTACGGGAGTCAATTTCAACGGTGTCATTTGCAGAACTGCAGACCAGCTTGCTGTAAAAGATGCCTTCCTGCAGATCATTGATCACGATCTCATGCAATTCAACATTAAAGGCCATCATGAAATTTTTCATCAGGTCGTGGGTGAGGGGCCTGCTTGGGCTCATGCGTTCCAGCGCCACGGCAATGGCCTGTGCTTCAAAACCGCCGATAACGATCGGTAACCTGCGCAAACCGTTTATCTCCCCCAATACCACCGCATAGGAATGTGTTTGAGTAATGCTGTGCGACAAGGCAACTATTTCCAGTTCTATTTTTTTCATATCCTTAGGTCCAAAAGCAAAGATAAAAATAAAAGCCCTTCAAATTTAAGTGAAAGGCTTTAATTATTAAGTTTCGTTTTTATTTATCAGGAAGCCTGTTTCATTTTTTTAACCGCTTCAATGATCTTTGGCATCACTTCAAAAGCATCCCCCACAATGCCGTAATCGGCGGCTTTAAAGAACGGGGCCTCGGGGTCTTTGTTGATGACCACGATGACCTTACTCCGGTTTACGCCTGCCAGGTGCTGTATGGCACCTGAAATACCGATGGCGAAATACAGGTTGGGCGCAATAGCCAGGCCGGTTTGACCCACGTGTTCATGATGCGGCCTCCAGTGAATATCTGCTACGGGCCGACTGCAGGCAGTAGCAGCACCCAATAATTTGGCCAGGTCGGTAACCAATCCCCAGTTTTCCGGGCCTTTTAAACCACGGCCCCCGCTTACCACGATCTCGGCTTCGCTCAGCGGAATTTCACCAACCACTTTATTGGTGGCAGTAACCTGCACCCGGGCAGCATCCGGCGTAGCAGTAAATTCGGCCAGCTCCGCCACCCCATCGGTGGTGGTTATGCTGTAAGAATTCGGGTTGAGGGAAATGATCTTTATATCGGTACTCACAGCTACATTGGCAAAGGCCTTGCCACTGAAAACGTTTTTCTTTACTACAAACCCGTTGCCGAGATCGGGCAATGCCACGGCACCGGAAACCAGCCCGGCTTTCAACCGTACGCTCAGCCTTGGGGCAATGGCTTTACCATTGAAATTGTTGGAGAAGATGATCACGTTGGCACCGGTGGATTTTGCCGCTTCGGCCAGTATTCTGGTGTATACCTGCGCATCCACCTGGTTGAGTGAATCATTTTTTACGGTGTGTACTTTTTTAATACCGTATTTACCCAATCCAGCCAGGTCATCATTTACGGTACCCAGTACAATGGCTTCGGCCGTAGTGTCCGTTAGTTCGGCTAGTTTTGCGCCATAGCAGGCTGCTTCAAAAGAAGATTTCTTTATGTGGTTCTCCGACTGATCCAGGAATATTAATACTGACATATTGTGCGTTTGTGAATTTTTAAATTGCTTTTGCTTCTTCGTGTAATAATCTGACTAATTCTTCGGGCGTATCGGGCGAAACAAGTTTAACACTTGCTTTTGCCGGCGGCAGGTCGAAGGAAGCAACGGATGTAAGTGAATCTGTCGCTACCGGCTCAACCGCCTTCAATGGCTTGCTTCTTGCTCCCATGATCCCTTTCATATTGGGGATGCGTTGTTCGGCCATCCCTTTCTGGCAACTTACCACAAGCGGCAGGGCAACTTTATTTGTTTCTTCGCCGCCCTCAATTTCACGGACAATGACTGCCGTGGTTCCTTCCAGGTCGAATTTTGCGGCATAAGAAACAAAAGGCAGGTCAAGCAATTCCGCCAGCATGCCACCAATGGAAGAACCATTGTAGTCGATGGTCTCTTTACCCGTGAAAACAAGATCGTAGTTACCTTGTTTGGCAACTTCTGCTATCTGCGATGCGATGTAATAACTGTCCTGGCTGTCGGCATTTACCCGGATGGCTTCATCTCCGCCCAGGGCGAGGGCTTTCCGGATGATCGGGTCGCAATCGGCGCCGCCAACGGTAACCAGGTGT
Encoded here:
- a CDS encoding cation transporter, which codes for MQTALYNLKIQKRIAALSVVLLIIKTIAWYLTGSVAILTDAFESIVNVVAGFIGVYSLYVSAKPIDKDHPYGHGKAEFISAAIEGTMITIAGLIIIYEALNNLIHPHEINKLDYGIILTAATGLVNYIAGYFCIKTGRKNNSLALISSGKHLQSDTWTTMGIVAGLLLLLLTGLDWIDSVIAILFSVFIIYTGYKITRSSVAGIMDEADTALLDKLVHMLNANRRENWVDLHNLRIIKYGSRLHLDCHLTVPWYLNVHEAHREIDALSGLVKKEFGESVELFVHSDGCLDFSCSICTKADCHVRKFPFEKKVEWTMENILSNNKHRLAREENKPFKK
- a CDS encoding electron transfer flavoprotein subunit beta/FixA family protein, coding for MKILVCISKTPDTTAKIAFADNNTKFAADGVQWIINPYDEWYALVRAIELKEADPSTVIHLVTVGGADCDPIIRKALALGGDEAIRVNADSQDSYYIASQIAEVAKQGNYDLVFTGKETIDYNGSSIGGMLAELLDLPFVSYAAKFDLEGTTAVIVREIEGGEETNKVALPLVVSCQKGMAEQRIPNMKGIMGARSKPLKAVEPVATDSLTSVASFDLPPAKASVKLVSPDTPEELVRLLHEEAKAI
- a CDS encoding bifunctional nuclease family protein — translated: MKKIELEIVALSHSITQTHSYAVVLGEINGLRRLPIVIGGFEAQAIAVALERMSPSRPLTHDLMKNFMMAFNVELHEIVINDLQEGIFYSKLVCSSANDTVEIDSRTSDALALAVRFGCPIYTYDSILDQAGILMEGEEKKQKSTPVTTETGGSDDLKSLSMEELDALLAEVLDHEDYIRAIAIRDEIKSRKKK
- the rocD gene encoding ornithine--oxo-acid transaminase; amino-acid sequence: MNSIVNISANTQHYLSLEEKYGAHNYHPLPVVLDRGEGVYLYDVDGKRYYDFLSGYSAVNQGHCHPKIIAALTEQAQKLTLTSRAFHSNLLGEYEKFITGYFGYDKVLPMNTGVEAVETAIKLARHWGYKVKGIEQNMAKIIVCSDNFHGRTTGIISFSSDPVATNDFGPFISGYEKIPFNDLPALEKALQDKTVCGFLFEPIQGEAGVVVPDEGYYQGIRILCDEYNVLMMADEIQTGLARTGKMLACDHENVRPDILILGKALSGGVLPVSAVLSDDEIMMTIKPGEHGSTYGGNPLACAVAITALQVLKEEDLAANAEAMGRLLRSELEKLNSPLLAKVRGKGLLNAIIIKHTDPDAAWDLCLALMENGLLAKPTQGDKIRFAPPLVITKEQVMECVGIIEKSLKQFM
- a CDS encoding electron transfer flavoprotein subunit alpha/FixB family protein, whose amino-acid sequence is MSVLIFLDQSENHIKKSSFEAACYGAKLAELTDTTAEAIVLGTVNDDLAGLGKYGIKKVHTVKNDSLNQVDAQVYTRILAEAAKSTGANVIIFSNNFNGKAIAPRLSVRLKAGLVSGAVALPDLGNGFVVKKNVFSGKAFANVAVSTDIKIISLNPNSYSITTTDGVAELAEFTATPDAARVQVTATNKVVGEIPLSEAEIVVSGGRGLKGPENWGLVTDLAKLLGAATACSRPVADIHWRPHHEHVGQTGLAIAPNLYFAIGISGAIQHLAGVNRSKVIVVINKDPEAPFFKAADYGIVGDAFEVMPKIIEAVKKMKQAS
- a CDS encoding VIT1/CCC1 transporter family protein; protein product: MDTHLHHEHIESHLESSDLLRDVVIGMSDGLTVPFALAAGLSGAVDSSSIVVIAGIAEIAAGSIAMGLGGYLAGKTEQDHYSSELKREYDEVENLRHREIEETKEFFANIGLSPELQEQATEEIAKDKDRWVDFMMKYELGLDKPDPKRATKSAMNIGISYILGGIIPLSPYFFISDSVEALKISVIATLICLFVFGYFKSRVTGVNPFWGAAKVTLIGALAAAAAFGVAKLIEQ
- a CDS encoding T9SS type A sorting domain-containing protein: MKTHLLSLRRSVPAIFLTAGLVFFFTIAGFAATYYISPTGNDATGNGTLVNPWRTLFKATSTVTAAGNTIHVLPGTYTETQTSSLRVGVNLEGEGMATSIILSAITGDWSALLTLSSGWDTNGNQTISGITFNGQYVSETNYKTWWGIDVSGRSNVVIRDCKIMNFYDRGVNFDGNTVFNPLTDPGHYATGNKFYNNTLLNTARCTLGYGAGQLNIGGQQGMEIYNNTMIQDQREDFKNGWPIKYWENGWLKGVKIYNNTLKKAYYKGSYPGENGDWDFAIELFNISGLEIYNNQIQGSIDLNYNYKGTYNFCAWIHHNTLDHPTVNTNFESGIILEFATESIIIEDNIINNSCTGVQFNTRGPGNSGGYNYPAPAGGYSALTNNIIRRNLFSNIYRGNGSGIGLFSEGTNDPYVNGLYIYNNTIVAKTGDAPWWGIDFSSQDNGNCSNIQVRNNIVKGFAGAWMVGTSSATNINTMTVTHNDAWANGNSNTPSWPAGNPTNYTYANNRAVNPLFVSATDFRLQPSSPLIDAGVYVGSPYAGTAPDGGYMEFGSSTLPIVIIDFTGREHAGKNMLNWNTASEVNSDYFSIERSNDGRTYFEIGRVNASGFSSTEVIYNFTDATPLDGNNYYRLKMVDRDGSLEYSKVVVIANTKSNMLRINYAAISGNAGTASVIINSTTAQPANLSIIDISGRLVLNSAIQLQKGNTTINKNIPAVASGIYLIRVSTSTENVVRKTISSN